Proteins from a genomic interval of Bombus affinis isolate iyBomAffi1 chromosome 14, iyBomAffi1.2, whole genome shotgun sequence:
- the LOC126923939 gene encoding uncharacterized protein LOC126923939, whose amino-acid sequence MTLENRGYQYKITRKEETKEVRLASRNKNNRNGEQNPLRRHDQKSTVSDLVYKYLRKIAYTDSVRKQRNNACNKFRRRNARKRIIHSRRNSNTDNRLRSYVSEALSFAVHSGYLIPIDRTGRFLQLSPCLTLFSTKNKNNMYKPIKR is encoded by the exons ATGACATTAGAAAACAGAGGTTatcaatataaaataacaagaaAGGAAGAAACTAAGGAAGTCAG ATTGGCATCTCGGAACAAAAATAATAGAAACGGGGAGCAAAATCCTCTACGACGCCATGATCAGAAATCAACGGTTTCCGATTTGGTGTATAAATATTTAAGGAAGATCGCGTACACCGATAGCGTTCGAAAACAACGTAATAATGCATGTAACAAATTTCGAAGAAGAAACGCAAGAAAGAGAATCATCCATTCGCGCAGAAACTCAAATACAG ATAACAGATTAAGATCTTATGTAAGTGAAGCACTTTCTTTCGCGGTGCATTCTGGTTATTTAATCCCTATCGATCGTACCGGAAGGTTTCTACAACTTTCCCCATGTTTGACGCTATTttcaacgaaaaataaaaataatatgtataaacCAATAAAAAGGTAA
- the LOC126924511 gene encoding transcription factor ces-2 — MSSHAHARTICSGSAVSGAVSALHFLRSYSLFAPTSDLCRYEPYNSKDYNFRNIEILESSNTPDTGIGRTPSPLSTTFSLPGSLLQPPFVTTMQPLIQTISVPPAFSNSNTSTMINRHFLGANNIASVHRRPRSEKKPIPDDQKDEKYYERRKRNNQAAKKSRDARKIREDNIALRATILEHENAILRAQVITLREEAQCLRHMLIKQQAPPLQSINRTVSSMTPVTLSPPHSTATLDYQI, encoded by the exons ATGAGCTCTCACGCGCATGCAAGGACAATTTGTAGCGGAAGCGCAGTGTCAGGCGCGGTTTCTGCGTTGCATTTCTTGAGAAGCTATAGCCTGTTCGCGCCAACTTCAG ATCTGTGCAGATACGAACCATACAATTCCAAAGACTACAACTTTAGAAATATCGAGATTTTAGAAAGTTCGAATACACCGGATACTGGAATCGGCCGAACGCCTTCACCGTTGTCAACAACGTTTTCACTTCCAGGATCTTTACTTCAACCACCATTCGTAACTACTATGCAACCTTTAATACAAACCATAAGTGTGCCCCCGGCATTTTCAAATAGTAATACAA GTACAATGATAAATCGTCACTTTTTGGGGGCGAATAACATTGCAAGCGTACACAGACGACCCAGAAGCGAAAAGAAACCCATTCCAGATGATCAGAAGGACGAGAAATATTACGAAAGGCGTAAACGTAATAATCAAGCTGCGAAAAAATCTCGTGACGCCCGAAAAATACGCGAAGATAAC ATTGCATTACGCGCAACTATTTTGGAGCATGAAAATGCAATTTTGAGGGCACAAGTGATAACGCTTCGAGAGGAAGCACAATGTCTGCGGCACATGTTAATAAAACAGCAAGCACCACCACTACAATCTATCAATCGTACAGTTTCTTCTATGACACCTGTTACATTATCACCCCCTCATTCTACAGCAACTTTAGATTACCAGATTTGA